A segment of the bacterium genome:
GCTGCTGGGGATCGGGGATTGGCTCCAGGTGAACGGGGAGGCCATTTACGGCACCCGGCCCTGGGTCACCTATGGGGAAGGACCGACCAAGGACGCAGCCGGTAAATTCAGCGAAGCGGACGTGAAATACCAGGAAGGGGATATCCGATTCACCCGCAAAGGCGACAAGCTCTTCATCCTTTGCCTGAAGAACCCGACCCATGACCTGAAGGTGGTTTCCCTGGGCAAAAGGACGGCGCCTGGGTTGGAGGTGACCGACGTTTCCTTGCTGGGGAGCGGAGGGAAGGTGAAGTGGGAACGCCAGGACGACGGTCTGGTCCTGGGCGCCCCGGCCACTCCCGCCGACATGCCGGTCGTCTACCAAGCGACCTTGAAAGGGGCGATCTTGGGGAACCTGTCCGTGCTCCCTTCGGCCGGCGGGTTCCAGGTCCGGGCGGATCTTCAGAATTACGATGACCGACCCTTGGCGGCGGATGCCGACCTTGAGGTGGGACCGATCACGGTGAGCCGGCCCGTGACCTTGCCGGCCCTTTCCGCCGGAGAGGTTCAACTGGATGTTCCGGTGACCGAGGCGGGGCTCTATCCGGTCTCCTTGACGGTCCCGGGCCAAAGGCCCTTGACGGGACGGGGCCTCTTCCCGGTCCTGGACCTTTCGGGCGGTTGGCTCTTTAAAGAAGGGGACGATCCTTCCTGGGCCAAGCCCGACCTGGACGATTCCGCCTGGCAGAAGGTGACCTTGCCCGCCAGCTGGGAGACCCACTCCAACTACACCGCCGACAACGTCTATGGCTGGTACCGCAAGAAGGTCGTCATCCCGGCCGAATGGAAGGGGCATGACCTGAGGATCCCCCTGGGGAAGATCGACGATACCGACGCTTCCTATTGGAATGGGGTGAAGATCGGGCAGACGGGGGAGTTCCCGCCCCATTTCCAGGGTTTCTGGGACAAGCCCCGTGTTTATGATGTGCCCGCGGGGGTGGTGCGGTTCGGGCGGGAGAATGTGATCGCCATCAGGGTCTTTGATGCCTATGGCGGCGGCGGGCTCTATGATGGGCCGCTCTCGCCGGTGGAAGTGAAGTAAAGGCGATCAGCCACCGATGAAGGGGATGAACGCCGATTCCCGTCAAAAACGGTCTTGGTTCTAAGGCCATCGGGGTTTATCGATATTCATCGGTGGCAAATTGGGATCGGTCTCTGCCGTTACTTTTTACGAAAGGCCTGTCATGAAAAAGATCTTGGCGCTGTTCGTGGTCCTGCTCGGGGCGTTGGCGGTCTCGGGATGCGGGGACAAGCAATCCCAATACCCCATCAAGGTGGGTCTTTCCATGGACACCCTGCGGGGCGACCGCTGGCCGCGGGACAAGGACCTCTTCACGAAGGATTGCAATGATCTGGGCATGGGCGTCCTCGTCCAGTCCGCCAATTCGGACGATTCGCTCCAGATCACCCAGGCGGAGAACCTGCTCTCCCAGGGCATCCAGGTGCTGGTGGTGGTGGCCCACAACGACAAGAGCTGCGCCACGATCGTCGAATCGGCCCACAAGGTGGGAGTCCCGGTCGTCGCCTACGACCGCCTCATCGCCAACTGCGACCTGGACCTCTACGTCTCCTTCGACAGCGTCAAGGTCGGCGAGATCATGGCCAAGGCCCTCACCAAGATCAAACCCAAGGGGAACTACGTGCTGATGGGCGGGGCCCCGACCGACCACAACGCCATCCTGGTGCGCGAGGGCCACATGAAAGGCCTGGCGCCCTACCTCAAGAGCGGCGCCATCAAGATCGTGGGCGATCAATGGTCCAACGACTGGCTGGCGGTGAACGCCCTCAAGAACATGGAGAACATCCTGACCAAGAACAACAACAAGGTGGACGCGGTCCTGGATTCCTACGACGGCACGGCCGGGGGCACCATCCAGGCCCTGGCCGAGCAGAAGCTCGACGGGAAGGTGCTGGTCTCGGGACAGGACGCCGAATTGGCCGCCTGCCGGAGGATCCTGGCGGGGACCCAGACCATGACGGTCTATAAACCGGTGAAGCTCCTGGCCGCCAAGGCCGCCGAGATGACCCTGAAACTGGCCAAAAAGGAACCCTTGGGGACCCGAACGACCATCGATAACGGCAAGATCAAGGTGCCCAGCGTGCTGCTGGACCCCATTCCGGTGGACAAGACCAACCTGGTCTCCACCGTCATCGCCGACGGGTTCCAGAAGATGGAGGATGTTTACAAGGATGTTCCCAAGGACCAATGGCCCCAACAGTAAATAATCCCTCTCCCCAAGCGGGAGGGGGTAAGGTGAGGGGAACGACCCCCTCATCCTGACCTTCTACCCTTAAGGGGAAGGGAACGGCCGGAGACATGAAAAAACACTACTTCTTATTTTTTGCCTTGTTGGCGGCGCCGCTCTGGGCGGCCCCGAACTCCGCGACGGTGGATTTCCTCCAGAAATTGAACGGGTATTACTACTGCCTGTCCAGGGAGGGGCTCAAGGACTACCGATGCTCCTTGACCTGTTCGCTCACGCCCGAATCCGAAAAAGCCCTGAAGGCCCAAGGGATCCTGGAGCCCAGGGTCTGGGGTGCCATGAGGGATTTTCATTTCCGGGTCATGGACGCGGCCGGTAGCCCCATCTCGATCGAAGGGAGCCCGGCCGCCAAGACCGGGGATCCTTCCTTGGACGGCCAGGTGGAGAAACTGGAGCAGGCCATCCTGGAATCCCTCAGGGGTTTCTTCCAGTCCTGGAAGGGACTGGTCGTGGAGGTCCTGAACGAACCCGCCGATATCGCCCAGGGGAAGATCCGCTTCCACCGGGAGGCCAACGGTTTCAAGGTGCTCCAAGGGGACCCGGCGACGGGGGAAGTGGAAGGGACCTTCGACATGAAGGGAAAACTGTTGGAAATGTCCCTGCCGGGCGAGGACGGGGAGGTCTCCCTCAAGCCCAGGTTCACTTACACGAAAAAGGGCTATCTGTTCCAAGGGTTGACCATGACCACTCCCCAGGTCCAGCAAGCCTTCGCCCTGGCCTATGGGGTGCAGGGCCGCTATTGGTTGCCCCGGGCCATGACCGCCAGGTTGCGGTTGAAGGGCCTGGCCAACACGGACATTGAGCTGATCTTTGGGTTCACGGACTACCGGGTCGAGCCTTAGCAACTATTCCTTTTGACCGTCCCTAGAGGCCTTAAAAGGCGAAGCGGGCATTCCATTTTTCCCATAAAGATTGAAGACCGGGTCATCGGCCCAGGCATAACGAACCGCTTGGGGATGGGTCACTTGGTCACTCCAGACCATGACGGAATCCTTCTCGACCTTGCCTTGGGCGGGATGGAAGACCCCGTCCGCTCCCGCCACTTCGAAGCCCTTTAGATCGCTTCCCCTGGACTCCAATCCATTCCCGGTCTGCTTGAAGCGGACCCGGACCTTTCCGTCCTCCCATTCGGCTTTTTCAAAAAGCGGGCAAAGGCGGACGTTCTTCTTTCCATAGGCGTTCCCTAAGGCGATCTGAGCCAAGCGGAAGCCCACATCCGCCTTGTCTTTGGGGTGGATATCGTGATGTTCGCCCAGGTCCAAGAGGACCGCGATCCCATTGTGGGCCTTTTCGCCGACCCGGCGTTGGGCCTCGCGGATGTCCCCCCAATGACCGATCCCTTGCCCTTCCCCTGGGATGTAATTGGGGAGCTGGGCGATCAGGAAAGGCATTGAAGGGTCCTTCCAGGCTTTGCGCCAACCATCGACCATGGCGGCCAGGAGGCCTTGGTATTCGTCCGGATAGATGGCATTGGCTTCGCCCTGGTACCAAAGGAAACCCCGGATGGGAAAGGCGGTGAAGGGGTGGATCATTGCGTTGTAGAGGGCCGAGGGAATGTCGATGAGGGGTTGGGGATCGACCCCGAAGGAAAGATAGCTTACGGCCTCGGGCGTGAAGGGCACCTGTTTTCCCCAACCCGACTGCTTGAGGGAGGAGAACTCGATGCGATGGTGCTTCCAGGACCGGTCCACCCGGAAGGAACGGGGTGTGCGGTAATTGTCCCAGTCGGCGATGGAAGGTTGGGAAAGGAAGAGGATATAAAGGCCGGATCCGCGGGCCTCGAATTCGACGGATCGGTAGGACGAAAGGTCCTTGGGGGTCCCGTTCCTGGCCAGGCCGGTGGTCATGAAACCCCAGGCATCGTTCAGGAAAGTACCGGTCATGTGGGGCGCCCCGGATTCGATCTTCAGCTTCAATAGGGAATCTTCTTTTACGCTGGAGGCCCATTGGCCAGGGCCCAGTTGGGAGATGGCCATGGAGGCCGTGCCCGAAGCCTGAAGGGTCAGTGGTGCCTGGGCCGGGTCCTGGGGGATGAGGCGCAGGTTCCGGACCGCCAGGTCCACCGGGAAGCGGCCTTTCTGCCAGGCTTTTTTTTCGGCGGTGGTGAGGGTGTTCCATCGTTCCCAGACCTTGTGGAATGGCGATCGCCTCAAGACCTTTTCGGGCATCCAACTTTCCACATAGGAGCCGCCCCAACTGGAGGCGATCATCCCGACGGGGACTTTCAGGTCCTTGCGCAGGTCCTTCCCGAAATAATAGGAGACGGCGGAGAAGCTCTTGGCGGCCTCGGGCGAGCAGACCTTCCATTCCCCCTGGGGTTCTGCCAAGGGTTCGGGCGACATGACCAGCTTTTGCAGGAAGAGCCGCAGTTGGGGGTCCGAACAACGGGAAAGTTCGACCTTGGCATCCCGGTCCTGGTCCAGGCGGAACTGCATGTTGGATTGACCGGAACCCAACCAGACCTCGCCCACCAGGATGTCCTGGATATGCCGGGACGAGGACCCGGTGATGGTCATCTCGTAGGGCCCGCCCGCCGGTGGGACGGAGAGTTGGACCTTCCAGTGGCCGTGGCTATCGGTTTTTGTTCTAGCGGTTTTTCCCCCCAGGCTCACCTCGACCTTTTGGCCGGGATCGTCCTGGCCCCAAACCATGGCGGGTTTCCCGGCCTGGAAGACCATGTGGTCGCCGAAGAGGGAGGGAAGGCGGGTTTCTGCGTAGGTTTTTAGAACAGAAAGAAAGGCTGTACAGAATAAAAAAAATACCAGAATCCGGCGTGTTAGGCCTAAAACCCTCGCCCCTTGGGGGAGAGGGTAGGGTGAGGGGTGATTGTGACGGGATATGACCACCCTCACTTCGGTCCTCTCCCCTCAAGGGAGAGGAAGTGAAAGACATCAGGAAAAACCCTATCGTTCAAACCTCGGTCACCGTGAAGCGGACCTTGGGGACATTCCCCTGGGTCAGTTGGTAGCCGCTACCGCGTTTGGCGGCGGTCAGGGGACGCAGGACCTTGTCCCTCGGATCGCAGAAGAGTCCTTTGGCCTCGGTGGCATTGCCATAGACCTTGAGTTCGATCTTCGACCAGTCCATGTCCTGGGTGGATTGGGCGAGGGCGATGTGGGGCAGGATGGAGCCGCCTTTCACCAGGATGACGCAGGCGATCTTACCTGCCTGGATGCGGTGCCATTGACCGCCTTTGTAGGACTTGCCGGTCTGGTAGTCGATCCAGGTGCCGGGTGGGAGATAGACGTCCCGTTCCATCACTTCCTGGAAGAGGGGGGCCACCAGGATGTCCGAGCCGAACAAATACTCGTCCTCGATGAGCCAGGAGGTGGGGTCCTCAGGGAACTCGAAGAAGAGGGTGCGTAGCATGGGGAAGCCCTTGCGGGAGGAGTCCACCGCCTGGGCATAGACATAGGGCATGAGGCGGTATTTCATCTCGGCGGAGAGGCGGAACTCGTCCTCGAAGGCCTTCCCGAAGACCCAGGGCTCGCGGGGGTACATGCCGTGACAGCGGCTGTGGGAGGTCAGCAGGCCGAAGGGCGCCCAGCGGCGGTAGAGCTCGCGGGTCGGGGCGTTGACGAAACCGCCGATGTCGTGGCTCCAGAAGGAAAAACCGGAAAGGCCCAGCGACAGGCCGCCCCGGAGGGTCCCCTGCATGCCGCCGTAGGTGCACTCGGCGTCACCGCCCCAGTGGAGGGGATAGCGCTGGCTGCCGGCCCAGGCGCTTCGGGCCCAGATGATGTTCTCGCCGGTCACCTGCTGGGTGACGTCGGCGGCGGCCTTGTTGTAACGAAGGGGATAAAGGTTGTGCTCGGCGAACCCGGTCTTGCCCGAGTGATAGACGCCCTTCAAGGGCGCCGCTTCCCCGAAGTCGACCTTGATGGCGCCGACCCCCATCTTGAGGAGGCCCGCCAGGTTCTTCTGATACCACTTCACGGTGGCGGGGTTGCTGAAATCCAGCGTCGCGTCCTCGGTGGGGAGCCCGCCCAAGCCGTCGGAGACCGCCAGGCCTTTCTCCAAGATCTCGGGGAAGAGGCGGTTCTTGGGGTTGAAGTAGGACAATTGCCAGAGGCTGACCTTGAAGCCCTGTTTGGCCAGGTCCTTGATCATCTTGAGGGGGTTCTTGAAGCGGGTGGTGGAGAAGCGGTAATCGCAGCGCCAATCCTCCTCGAACCAGCCCGTGTCCAGATGGACCACATCGGAGGGGATGCGGTGTTGGCGGAGCTTCTTGGCCACGTCCCGGGCTTCCTTCTCTGATTTATAGGTGCATTTGCTCATCCAAAGCCCGAAGGACCAGAGGGGCGGCACGGGCGAGCGTCCGGTCAAGGCCGTGTATTCCGACAGGACCTCCTTGGGTTCCCCTAAGAAGACGAAAAGGTCCAGGTCCTCGTCGCCGGTGAAGAGGGTGGTGCATTCGTTATAGGAGTGACCGAAGTCCAGGGTTGTGGGGGAAGTGGTGTGGAGGAACATCCCGTAGCCCCGGCTGCTCATGAAAAAGGGCACAGGTTTGTACATGCCATCGTGTTGGACCCCATGTCCGTCGTAGCTCCAGAGCACCACCTTTTGACCCCGTTTGTTGAGACCCGTGAAGGACTCCCCACAACCGAAGATGCGCTCGTCGTGGGCGAGCGAGAAGGTGGCGGCGAAGCGGCGGGAGAATTCGGGGGTGGGCCGCATGAAACAGAAGGGGAGCGGGTCCGAATTGCGCAGGCTCCGGTTGTCCTTCAGATGGACGGTCTTGGTGAGGAGCCGTCCCTGGGCGTCGCGGATCTCCAGGGCCCAGGGGTCCTCCACCACCGCGATGGAACCGTGGGGGCCCTGGTAGAGGACGCGGCCCTTGGAACGGGAGACCTTCCAGGGGGAAGTGGGCTTGGGCTCCTTTTGGAGCATGAGGGAGGGTTCGGCTTTGCGGTGGTATTTGCGGGCGCGGAAGCGCAGGCGCAGCGTCCGGTCGCCGTAAAAGGTGATGGAGAAGGGAAAATCCTCCTTTTCGCCGCCGTATTCGGAGGGGAATTCCCAGGGTTGGGTGGGGATGAGGTTGATGCCTTCCTGGTTGAAGGCCATGCGCACCTTGTAGGCGAAGCGGGCCCATTGGACGTTCCCCTTGGCCTTGGCCGTGTCGAAGGCACCGAGCTTCTCGGGGAGGAACAGGGTGTTCTCCAGGTTCGAGAAGTCCTTGCTGATGTCCACAGGATGGTTCAAGAGGGGATAGGGATGCTGTTTCAAGAAAACCTCCAAAATGGGCCGGGAATTTGCGCGAATGATCGCGAATGAGATCAGCTGGCATTATCTAATAAGATCGTTGAATATTTAAAATTGAATTCATCAATGGCAACGGCGCTGATTTGCGGCCAGTGCTTTTAAGGTCTTCGGGAGAAACAAACGGAAAAAAGGACAACGGAAATTCCAGCCCTTCCCCGTGAAGGGTCTTATTGCATGGAAAAGCCTTTTTTTCTCCGATATCCTTTTTCAGCCGATCCAAACCCGGAGGTTCCCATGCGTCTTTCCCGTCTCGCGCTGGCCTTGGTCTTGTCGCCGCTTTTGGCCGTTATGGCCGGTTGCACCAACGGGGAGAAGCCCATCCGGGTCTCGGTCTTCACGACCGACCACGTGCTGGTCAAGATCCTGGCCGACACCATCAAAAGCATCGAGACCACCCGTCCCGACATCAAGGTCAAGGTCGAGAACATCCCCTACAACGAATACCAGGACAAGCTCACCATACTCCTGGCGGCGAACAACGCCCCGGACGTCATCAGCATCGAAGCAGGAAATTTCTCCGACCTTTACCTGCGCGACGCCTTCGAGGACCTGACGCCCTATTTCGAGCGGGACAAGATGGACCCCAAGGCCTACTACCCGACCGCCTTGAAGCGCTTCAGCCCCGGGGGGAAGATCTACGCCCTCCCTTCGGACATCGCCCCCATCGGCCTTCTTTATTACAACAAGAAGATCTTCGATGAGGCGGGAGTTCCTTACCCCACCTCGAAGCTGCAATGGCCCGAACCCTTCCTTTCCATGTGCAAGAAATTGGTCAAGAAGGACGCCGATGGGAAGCAGGTCCGCTGGGCCTACGCCGACCCTTACGGCCCGCAGGCGGACGACTTCTTCCTGAGCAACGGCGGCTATTACATGGACAGCGAGGAGAACCCGACCCGCATGGCCTTGGACGATCCCAGGGTCATGGAGGCTTACCGGTTCCGGGTGGACATGATCTACAAATGGCACGTTTCCCCCACCAACAGCGAGGTCCAGAACTACAGCTTCAACAACGGGGCCGAGGGCATGTTCATGAACGGGAAGGTCGCCATGATGTGTTCCGGGCTTTGGCATACCCCCACCTTCCTCGAGAAAGGCATCCCCTTCGACGTGGTGGAGTTCCCCAAGGGACCCGGCGGGAAACGCGGCTGGCAGTCGGGAGGAACGGGTTACGCCATCTGGAAGGGCTGCAAGGACAAGGAAAAGGCCTGGGAAGTGGTCAAGGCATTGGCGGGCGAGGAACTGGTCAGCAAGCTGGCGGCCACCGGCATGATCCAACCCGCGCTCATTCAGGTCGCCAAGTCCGACGCCTTCCTGAAGAGCCCGGGCGCGGCCAACAAGAAGATCCTCCTGGACATGCCCAAGTATTCCCACTACATGCCCTTCGTGAAGGGGTGGGCGGAGATCTGGTATGGGCAGGTGGGACCGGCCCTGGATCCCATGTGGTTGGGCAACAAGACGCCGGAAGAAGTGATCCCCCGATTGAACGCCGATCTCAATAAACGATATTTCGGGAAGAAGTGAGGCATTTGAACCACGGAGAGCACAGGGGGCCCGGGAATAGAATGTCCTTGTCCAAAACCCTTCTGCTTCTTGGCGTTTTTCTATCGATGGCGCCGGCATTTGCGGGACCAAGCATTCCCGCGCTCCAGAAGCGGATCAAGAAGGACCGGCGGGACATCCTTTTTTACCTCACCCGCATCACCGAGGCCCAAGGCCGCATGAAAGCCGACAGGGCCAGGGCGGCCAAGGCCGGGGAAGAGGGCCCGGAGGGTAAGTGGACGGCCCGCGCGGCCCAGGAAGCGGCCTCCGTCGAGAAGGACCGCGTCGCCCAGGCCAAGGCCCAAAGGGACCTGGCCGCCGCACAAGCGGAGTTGGACAGGCTTCTTTCCAAATAAAAGACGAAGATCAGTTGGTCACAGATGCATGGGATCGGGTCCGAAAAGAAAGTCCGGCCCAAGCAACGACCGTTCCTCCTTCGGATTTATCCCTGTGCATTTATCCGTTTGCGGTCCGAACATCCTTGTTTTGTTCTGGTCCATTGGGGAAACACCCTGAAAAAAGTTTAAGGCGGTCACAGTCTTTGGACGCCGTTCGTCCAAATGAAAGAACGAGTCTCGGCCTTTTTCGATAAGATGATAACATTCAAGGTAACCCCACGATCCCCGAGGGATCTTTGGGGTTTGAGGCTGCTTAGCGGCCTGTTGAAAAATTTTTGCAGCCTCTAAGGAGCCTTCATGCGCCGCATTCTGTTCTTCGTTTTTCTAACCCTTTGTTCGGCCGGCACCCTCCGGGCCGACGATATCCAGTTCTATTCCCATGGATGGGCCGACTCCTCCGGCAAGAACGGCAAGGGTGGCGTGAGCGTTGTTTGCGACGGGGACAAGCACAATTTCCTCTTCCGCCCCGATGCCGCCAAGGACAAGATCGACGCCAAGGCCGCGGCGGACCACCCGGATTGGGTCATCCAGGACTCGGACCTCACCAACGGCAATTGTTTTTCCTTCGAGTTCACCTGGGTCACGACGCCCAACGACAAGTTCTGGGGGAATAAATGGGCCGGGGGCGGCATCGCTTTCGACAACTCCTGGAACACGCACGACCTCTCGGCCGCCAAGTTCCTGGTCCTATCGGTGCGCACCAACGCGCCGGGGGTGGACTTCAACATCGGCCTGACCGGGTCCACCGACTCGGCCCAAACGGGCAACGTCAAGCTCAGCGATTTCGTCCCCGGCAAGAAGCTCACCGAGACCTGGACCAAGGCCATCATCCCCTTCGCCGCCATCCCCGGGATGTCGGGGCTGGACCTGACCAAGGTCAAGACCCTGCGCTTCGACCTGCAGGGGGACTATCCGGAGAACAAGCTGGTGTTCGTCCATTTCGACAAGGTCTATTTCACCGACAGCGCCATGGTCACCCCCGTGGAGAACCTGGGATGGATCCGGGAACCGGGCGGGGTCGAATTGATCTGGGACAAGTCCAACGACGACGGGGTCCTGAGCTACCTGGTGACGGTGGACGGGAAGGTCGTGGGGCGGGTGACCGGGGCCAAGAAACGCCGGGTCAAGCTGGTGAACGCCCTCTTCCCCGGGACCGGTCCCCACAAGGTGGGGGTGGCGGCCGACAACGGAAAACAGGCCTCCACCTATGAGGAGGTCGAGATCGGCGCGGCGACGGAAGCCACCGCCTCGGCGGCGGTCTCGGTCTCGCCGGTCCCCAGCCGCTCCATTTCCCCTTACATCTGGGGCTTCAATTACGTGGACACCGAATCCCTCCGCAAGATGGGCGGGACCTTGAACCGCTGGGGCGGGAACGCCACCACCGGTTACAACTGGAAGGATGACGCCGAGAACCATGGATCGGACTGGTTCTTTCTTAATAGCGGCGGGCCGGTGGGCATCGCCGAGAAGGACAAGAGCTACTATAAATTCTTCACGGACACCAAGGCCGCCGGGGCCGACTCCATCATCACCATCCCCATCACCGGCTGGGTCGCAAAGGTGCCGCCCCCCTCCACCGACGGGAAAAAGTTCGGTTCCTATCCGTTGTCCCTCTTCCCGACGGAAGCGCCCGGCGGGGAACCGGGATTGGGCAACGGCCAGACCGCCGACGGGAAGCTCCTTTGGGGGAACGATCCTAATTACAACTATTTACCCTCGGATCCGGCCTTCCAGGCCCAATGGGTGAAGAGCCTCATCCAGGATTTCGGGTCCTCCACCCAAGGCGGGGTGAAGATCTACCAGATGGACAACGAACCGGGGCTTTGGCGCTGGACCCACCGGGATATCCGCCCCAAGGGGGTCGGCTATGAGGAACTGGCGGACCTGAACGCCACCTACGCCCAGATGGTCAAGCAAACCGACCCCAACGCCAAGGTGATCGGCATGACCGCCTGGGGGGTGATGGAACTGGCGGGGTCCAACTGGGACTATATGCCGGGGGGCGAGAGCGGCTACCAGCTTCCCGACAGCGCCATGACGGACGCGCTCAAATGGACCGACCGCAAGGCCCATGGGAACGTGCCCCAGGTCGTCTACTTCCTGCGGGAAATGGCCAAGCGGTCCCAAAAGGCGGGGGTGCGGCTGATCGATTACATCGATTTCCACGGCTTCCCCGAGGTCTGGGGAAAGGACCAGAACGGGAAGAGCATCAAGCTCATGACCGATGACATCCCCTACGATCCGGTCGTTTGCGAGAAGCAGTTCGATGCCCTGCGCATCTTCTGGGACCCGACCTTCGAGAATCCTGACAGTTGGTGCTTCTCGGGCGGGAACAAGCCCTATCTTTGGGACCCCTTCGTGGGGATGCTTCCGAAGATGAAGAAAATCGTCGCGGAGAATTATCCGGGGACCAAGATCTCCATGACCGAGTATTACCCCAGTAGCAAGAGCTATTACCACGGCGGCTTGCTGGAGGCGGCGACCCTGGGGATCTTCATGCGGGAAGGGCTGGACCTGGCCTGCGACTGGGACGGCTCCCACGCGGGCAATTACGTCTTCCTGGCCCATGAGCTCTACAGCAACTACGACGGGAACGGGAGCAAGGTGGGGGGCAACTACCTGCCCAGCGCCAGTTCCTCCCCGGACCTCTATTCTTTCGCGGCCAAGGACGCCGCCAAGACCTACGTGGTCTTCGTGAACAAGAACCCGTCCACCGACATCGCCACCACCCTTTACCTGCCGGCGGCGGTCAGCGGTTATCACACCTATACGCTGAGCAAGACCTCCGGGAAGCGCCTCTATGATTCGGGGCTGGTCCCGGCGGCCGGGTCCACCGTGAAGCTGAATATCCCCGCCTTCTCGGCCCTCCTGGTGGTGGCCCAGTAAAAGAGAGGATCAGGGAAACTTCCCGTTCCGGTCAAAAAAAGCCCCGCCTCCCTTTTGGGAAGCGGGGCTTTTTTCCTTCAGGAAGAACCTAATAGGCTTCGATCTGGTCGATCTTGATATGTCCGGTTGCAAAAGTGGTTCCGGTCCCACCCATCGCGGCCTGGATGACGATCTGGGTGATACTGGCGGCATTTACACCCGACCAAGAAGATGCGGGACAGTCCAGGGCATTCCAAGTCCCTGGCGTGAGGTTCCCCCAGTAACCCCAATAGGTGTTGGTGCCGTCGGAGGGGGCGATCTGCCCGCCGGGATAGCCGTCCGAGATCCCCGAATCAAGCCACATGTAACAACGGATCCCTCCGCCGGTCAGGTTCAATGGGGAACCGAAGGATT
Coding sequences within it:
- the xylF gene encoding D-xylose ABC transporter substrate-binding protein; translated protein: MKKILALFVVLLGALAVSGCGDKQSQYPIKVGLSMDTLRGDRWPRDKDLFTKDCNDLGMGVLVQSANSDDSLQITQAENLLSQGIQVLVVVAHNDKSCATIVESAHKVGVPVVAYDRLIANCDLDLYVSFDSVKVGEIMAKALTKIKPKGNYVLMGGAPTDHNAILVREGHMKGLAPYLKSGAIKIVGDQWSNDWLAVNALKNMENILTKNNNKVDAVLDSYDGTAGGTIQALAEQKLDGKVLVSGQDAELAACRRILAGTQTMTVYKPVKLLAAKAAEMTLKLAKKEPLGTRTTIDNGKIKVPSVLLDPIPVDKTNLVSTVIADGFQKMEDVYKDVPKDQWPQQ
- a CDS encoding glycoside hydrolase family 44 protein, translating into MRRILFFVFLTLCSAGTLRADDIQFYSHGWADSSGKNGKGGVSVVCDGDKHNFLFRPDAAKDKIDAKAAADHPDWVIQDSDLTNGNCFSFEFTWVTTPNDKFWGNKWAGGGIAFDNSWNTHDLSAAKFLVLSVRTNAPGVDFNIGLTGSTDSAQTGNVKLSDFVPGKKLTETWTKAIIPFAAIPGMSGLDLTKVKTLRFDLQGDYPENKLVFVHFDKVYFTDSAMVTPVENLGWIREPGGVELIWDKSNDDGVLSYLVTVDGKVVGRVTGAKKRRVKLVNALFPGTGPHKVGVAADNGKQASTYEEVEIGAATEATASAAVSVSPVPSRSISPYIWGFNYVDTESLRKMGGTLNRWGGNATTGYNWKDDAENHGSDWFFLNSGGPVGIAEKDKSYYKFFTDTKAAGADSIITIPITGWVAKVPPPSTDGKKFGSYPLSLFPTEAPGGEPGLGNGQTADGKLLWGNDPNYNYLPSDPAFQAQWVKSLIQDFGSSTQGGVKIYQMDNEPGLWRWTHRDIRPKGVGYEELADLNATYAQMVKQTDPNAKVIGMTAWGVMELAGSNWDYMPGGESGYQLPDSAMTDALKWTDRKAHGNVPQVVYFLREMAKRSQKAGVRLIDYIDFHGFPEVWGKDQNGKSIKLMTDDIPYDPVVCEKQFDALRIFWDPTFENPDSWCFSGGNKPYLWDPFVGMLPKMKKIVAENYPGTKISMTEYYPSSKSYYHGGLLEAATLGIFMREGLDLACDWDGSHAGNYVFLAHELYSNYDGNGSKVGGNYLPSASSSPDLYSFAAKDAAKTYVVFVNKNPSTDIATTLYLPAAVSGYHTYTLSKTSGKRLYDSGLVPAAGSTVKLNIPAFSALLVVAQ
- a CDS encoding sugar ABC transporter substrate-binding protein translates to MRLSRLALALVLSPLLAVMAGCTNGEKPIRVSVFTTDHVLVKILADTIKSIETTRPDIKVKVENIPYNEYQDKLTILLAANNAPDVISIEAGNFSDLYLRDAFEDLTPYFERDKMDPKAYYPTALKRFSPGGKIYALPSDIAPIGLLYYNKKIFDEAGVPYPTSKLQWPEPFLSMCKKLVKKDADGKQVRWAYADPYGPQADDFFLSNGGYYMDSEENPTRMALDDPRVMEAYRFRVDMIYKWHVSPTNSEVQNYSFNNGAEGMFMNGKVAMMCSGLWHTPTFLEKGIPFDVVEFPKGPGGKRGWQSGGTGYAIWKGCKDKEKAWEVVKALAGEELVSKLAATGMIQPALIQVAKSDAFLKSPGAANKKILLDMPKYSHYMPFVKGWAEIWYGQVGPALDPMWLGNKTPEEVIPRLNADLNKRYFGKK
- a CDS encoding sialate O-acetylesterase produces the protein MVFQAGKPAMVWGQDDPGQKVEVSLGGKTARTKTDSHGHWKVQLSVPPAGGPYEMTITGSSSRHIQDILVGEVWLGSGQSNMQFRLDQDRDAKVELSRCSDPQLRLFLQKLVMSPEPLAEPQGEWKVCSPEAAKSFSAVSYYFGKDLRKDLKVPVGMIASSWGGSYVESWMPEKVLRRSPFHKVWERWNTLTTAEKKAWQKGRFPVDLAVRNLRLIPQDPAQAPLTLQASGTASMAISQLGPGQWASSVKEDSLLKLKIESGAPHMTGTFLNDAWGFMTTGLARNGTPKDLSSYRSVEFEARGSGLYILFLSQPSIADWDNYRTPRSFRVDRSWKHHRIEFSSLKQSGWGKQVPFTPEAVSYLSFGVDPQPLIDIPSALYNAMIHPFTAFPIRGFLWYQGEANAIYPDEYQGLLAAMVDGWRKAWKDPSMPFLIAQLPNYIPGEGQGIGHWGDIREAQRRVGEKAHNGIAVLLDLGEHHDIHPKDKADVGFRLAQIALGNAYGKKNVRLCPLFEKAEWEDGKVRVRFKQTGNGLESRGSDLKGFEVAGADGVFHPAQGKVEKDSVMVWSDQVTHPQAVRYAWADDPVFNLYGKNGMPASPFKASRDGQKE
- a CDS encoding alpha-xylosidase; the protein is MKQHPYPLLNHPVDISKDFSNLENTLFLPEKLGAFDTAKAKGNVQWARFAYKVRMAFNQEGINLIPTQPWEFPSEYGGEKEDFPFSITFYGDRTLRLRFRARKYHRKAEPSLMLQKEPKPTSPWKVSRSKGRVLYQGPHGSIAVVEDPWALEIRDAQGRLLTKTVHLKDNRSLRNSDPLPFCFMRPTPEFSRRFAATFSLAHDERIFGCGESFTGLNKRGQKVVLWSYDGHGVQHDGMYKPVPFFMSSRGYGMFLHTTSPTTLDFGHSYNECTTLFTGDEDLDLFVFLGEPKEVLSEYTALTGRSPVPPLWSFGLWMSKCTYKSEKEARDVAKKLRQHRIPSDVVHLDTGWFEEDWRCDYRFSTTRFKNPLKMIKDLAKQGFKVSLWQLSYFNPKNRLFPEILEKGLAVSDGLGGLPTEDATLDFSNPATVKWYQKNLAGLLKMGVGAIKVDFGEAAPLKGVYHSGKTGFAEHNLYPLRYNKAAADVTQQVTGENIIWARSAWAGSQRYPLHWGGDAECTYGGMQGTLRGGLSLGLSGFSFWSHDIGGFVNAPTRELYRRWAPFGLLTSHSRCHGMYPREPWVFGKAFEDEFRLSAEMKYRLMPYVYAQAVDSSRKGFPMLRTLFFEFPEDPTSWLIEDEYLFGSDILVAPLFQEVMERDVYLPPGTWIDYQTGKSYKGGQWHRIQAGKIACVILVKGGSILPHIALAQSTQDMDWSKIELKVYGNATEAKGLFCDPRDKVLRPLTAAKRGSGYQLTQGNVPKVRFTVTEV